One part of the Paenibacillus silvisoli genome encodes these proteins:
- a CDS encoding polysaccharide biosynthesis protein, translating into MRYKKRSLVLLVIDIIIVCFSVGTSYLFRYEWNLQSHLPQMVAYTLCTAFICGIMMVFFKMYQRIWKYASIGEIVGLVKAVLLGWMIAYGVTNFYIQDRIPLPIAVRTLETMLLCMGGIRFIWRVLKNQSKQTDNKAKVLIVGAGDCGAIIAKEIMSNVNSQFSIVGFVDDDKKKFRQRILGCPVLGDRYAIESIVNQHAVDEIIIAIPSAVKSELAEIISTCKLTGAKVKIIPALNDLIAGKVSVSAMRDVDLEDLLGRDPILPDLKGIAEYVEDKVVIVTGAGGSIGSELCRQITVFKPRKLVLLGHGENSIYTIEMELRTRFPELKLETIIADIQDRSRIDDVFRIYKPQVVFHAAAHKHVPLMERNPAEAVKNNVFGTKNVADAADKYGVERFVLISSDKAVNPSSIMGATKRIAEMYIQSLDLQSTTKFVAVRFGNVLGSRGSVIPRFKEQIASGGPVTVTHPEMVRYFMTIPEAVQLVIQAGAFAAGGEIFVLDMGQPVKIVELAEDVIRLSGFEPYTEIPIEFTGIREGEKLYEELLLNEEAIAKTKHNRIFIGKPLGINRVELELQFKRLERAIGDEKDNIRDVIEYIVPLYKDVS; encoded by the coding sequence ATGCGGTACAAGAAGCGTTCACTGGTTCTGTTGGTTATTGATATTATAATTGTTTGCTTTAGCGTTGGGACATCGTACCTATTTCGCTATGAATGGAATCTACAATCTCATCTACCGCAAATGGTTGCATACACCCTTTGTACGGCCTTTATATGTGGCATTATGATGGTGTTTTTCAAAATGTACCAACGTATATGGAAATATGCAAGCATAGGCGAAATAGTAGGCTTAGTAAAAGCGGTTTTGCTGGGATGGATGATTGCTTACGGGGTTACAAACTTCTATATCCAAGATCGCATTCCGCTTCCGATTGCTGTTCGCACTTTGGAAACCATGCTGCTTTGCATGGGGGGGATTCGATTCATATGGCGTGTTCTCAAAAATCAAAGTAAGCAAACGGATAATAAGGCAAAGGTGCTTATTGTCGGAGCTGGTGACTGCGGTGCCATTATCGCCAAAGAAATCATGAGTAATGTAAATTCGCAATTTTCAATCGTCGGGTTTGTGGATGATGATAAGAAGAAGTTTCGACAACGCATACTAGGATGTCCGGTTCTTGGTGATCGTTATGCGATTGAAAGTATTGTGAATCAACATGCCGTGGATGAAATCATAATTGCGATCCCTTCAGCAGTAAAGTCCGAGTTGGCAGAAATCATTTCAACATGCAAACTGACAGGTGCAAAAGTGAAAATTATTCCGGCTCTAAATGACCTCATAGCTGGTAAAGTATCCGTTAGTGCAATGAGAGATGTCGATTTAGAGGATTTGCTTGGTCGGGATCCAATCTTGCCAGATTTAAAAGGCATTGCTGAGTATGTAGAGGATAAAGTCGTTATTGTAACCGGTGCTGGTGGATCTATAGGTTCTGAGCTATGCCGGCAGATTACGGTATTTAAGCCTCGTAAACTAGTGTTGCTGGGACATGGCGAGAATAGTATCTACACTATTGAGATGGAGCTGCGTACACGCTTCCCGGAACTGAAGCTTGAAACAATTATTGCGGATATTCAAGATCGTTCCCGGATCGATGATGTATTTAGAATCTATAAGCCTCAAGTTGTGTTCCATGCAGCTGCACATAAGCATGTACCGTTAATGGAGAGAAATCCGGCCGAGGCCGTTAAGAATAATGTATTTGGGACAAAGAATGTTGCAGACGCAGCGGACAAATATGGAGTAGAGCGTTTTGTTCTCATCTCATCGGACAAAGCTGTCAACCCGTCCAGTATTATGGGAGCGACTAAACGAATAGCCGAAATGTACATACAGAGCTTAGACTTGCAAAGCACAACCAAATTCGTAGCGGTTCGTTTTGGTAACGTGCTCGGAAGTCGCGGCAGCGTAATCCCAAGATTTAAAGAACAGATTGCGTCAGGCGGACCGGTGACGGTTACGCACCCGGAAATGGTGCGTTATTTTATGACAATACCAGAAGCTGTTCAACTCGTCATTCAGGCTGGTGCCTTCGCAGCAGGAGGAGAGATCTTTGTACTAGATATGGGACAGCCTGTTAAAATCGTTGAGCTTGCAGAGGATGTCATCCGTTTGTCTGGTTTTGAACCGTATACGGAAATTCCGATTGAGTTTACCGGGATCCGCGAAGGCGAGAAACTATACGAAGAGCTGCTATTAAATGAAGAAGCAATTGCTAAAACGAAACATAACCGAATTTTCATTGGTAAGCCTCTTGGTATTAATCGTGTTGAGCTTGAGCTTCAGTTTAAACGGTTAGAACGGGCTATCGGTGATGAGAAGGACAATATTCGGGATGTCATTGAGTATATCGTGCCGCTCTATAAGGATGTTTCCTGA
- a CDS encoding sugar transferase, which yields MVLLDWADLPNELKNAHVKKYYDYLYKKKYSLIAKRVFDLLVAVIISIVFMPVIVAIGLIIRLDSKGPVLFRQERVTQYGRKFTIYKFRTMIVNANLVGTQVTVKDDKRITKVGKILRKLRLDELPQLINIIIGDMTFVGTRPEVDKYVARYTDEMVSTLLMPAGITSEASIKYKDEEYLLANETNADEVYLNKILPEKMKYNLESLKEFSFFGDIKTMIKTVYAVAKRG from the coding sequence TTGGTTTTACTAGACTGGGCGGATCTACCGAATGAACTTAAAAATGCTCATGTTAAGAAGTATTATGATTACTTATACAAAAAGAAATATAGTCTAATTGCTAAAAGGGTTTTTGATTTATTGGTAGCTGTAATTATATCAATAGTATTTATGCCGGTTATTGTGGCTATTGGTCTTATTATTAGACTTGATTCTAAGGGCCCGGTGCTTTTCCGTCAAGAACGAGTAACTCAGTATGGAAGGAAATTTACGATCTATAAATTTCGAACAATGATCGTTAACGCCAATTTAGTTGGAACTCAGGTTACAGTAAAGGATGATAAAAGGATTACAAAGGTAGGCAAAATATTAAGAAAACTAAGGCTAGATGAACTTCCTCAATTAATAAATATAATTATAGGCGATATGACTTTTGTTGGAACTAGGCCTGAAGTTGATAAGTATGTAGCGAGATATACAGATGAGATGGTATCGACATTACTCATGCCTGCTGGAATAACTTCCGAAGCAAGTATTAAGTATAAGGATGAAGAGTATCTATTGGCTAATGAAACCAATGCAGATGAAGTATACTTGAATAAAATATTACCTGAAAAGATGAAATATAACTTAGAAAGTCTTAAGGAATTTAGTTTTTTCGGTGATATTAAGACGATGATAAAAACAGTTTATGCTGTCGCTAAAAGAGGATAA
- a CDS encoding polysaccharide pyruvyl transferase family protein has product MNICIVTVHNSLNYGSYFQAYALNKVISESGHSTCFLDTKARKPFKQTVFSVVKRLLKNKSSDAKFLITKYNHFRRAANAFQICNNDDISIKKQDVFVFGSDEIWNISRKEFEDFPIFFGIGMPKDSYLVSYAPSINTTTLDALKNKSHFVEAINRFNNISVRDRHSKNVLSKLTSKSINIVLDPTFLLEKSFYRTLEVDCNESKYILVYSYGHKMTQKRIEQIKNFAKLKNLKLISVGNILDWCDYSIPASPFEFLSYINKADFILTDTFHGTVFSIIYNKAFVSFCDDNTKISEVLSQFNLQSRNCNSDSVLEAVLDERIEYNEVNILIQKYVEDSMRYLSLSIDKGET; this is encoded by the coding sequence ATGAATATTTGCATAGTTACAGTTCATAATAGTTTGAATTACGGCAGTTATTTTCAAGCCTATGCTCTTAACAAAGTAATTAGTGAATCGGGTCATAGCACTTGTTTTTTAGATACTAAGGCGAGAAAGCCATTTAAACAAACGGTTTTTTCTGTAGTGAAAAGACTCTTAAAAAATAAGTCCAGTGATGCAAAATTCCTAATCACTAAGTACAACCATTTCCGTAGAGCAGCTAATGCATTTCAAATATGTAATAATGATGATATTTCAATAAAAAAACAAGATGTTTTTGTTTTTGGTAGTGATGAAATATGGAATATAAGTCGAAAAGAATTTGAAGATTTCCCGATTTTCTTTGGAATTGGTATGCCCAAAGATAGTTATTTAGTATCGTATGCGCCTTCTATTAATACAACAACATTAGATGCATTAAAGAACAAAAGTCACTTTGTTGAAGCCATTAATAGATTCAATAATATAAGTGTACGGGACCGTCATTCGAAAAATGTTTTAAGTAAATTAACTTCAAAATCAATAAATATTGTTTTGGATCCTACATTCTTATTAGAAAAAAGTTTCTACAGAACACTAGAAGTTGATTGTAATGAAAGTAAGTATATCCTTGTCTATTCATATGGCCATAAAATGACGCAGAAGCGAATTGAACAAATTAAAAATTTTGCTAAGTTAAAGAATTTAAAGCTAATTTCCGTTGGTAATATATTAGACTGGTGTGATTATTCAATTCCTGCATCTCCATTTGAGTTTTTGTCATATATTAACAAGGCAGATTTTATATTAACAGATACTTTTCATGGAACTGTTTTTTCAATAATCTATAATAAAGCATTTGTATCATTTTGCGATGATAATACAAAAATTTCCGAAGTTTTATCACAGTTTAATCTACAATCAAGGAACTGTAATTCAGATTCTGTTCTAGAGGCTGTACTTGACGAACGAATTGAATATAACGAAGTTAATATACTTATTCAAAAGTATGTCGAGGATTCTATGAGATATCTAAGCCTTTCAATTGATAAAGGAGAAACGTAA
- a CDS encoding glycosyltransferase family 2 protein, which translates to MNELISIITPTYNCGKFIAETIESVIDQTYVNWEMIIVDDCSTDNTKEIVESYALRDNRVKYHLLHKNAGAALARTKAMDIASGSYIAFLDSDDIWPKDKLHRQLSFMKQNNYLFTCTAYEQINEQGVALNKVIKTKYKTDYNGVLLSCPVGNSTVMYDVRKLGKFIVPDIRKRNDDALWLQILKKEKYIYGMTDVLMKYRIRNNSISSNKIDLVKYHWYLYRKIEKLSIVRSAAHICYWGIIKTLRIK; encoded by the coding sequence ATGAATGAGTTAATCTCTATAATTACGCCAACGTATAATTGTGGGAAATTTATAGCTGAAACGATAGAATCAGTGATTGACCAAACCTACGTGAATTGGGAAATGATTATTGTCGACGATTGTTCAACAGATAATACAAAGGAAATCGTGGAGAGTTATGCTTTGCGTGATAATAGGGTTAAGTATCACTTATTACACAAAAACGCAGGTGCAGCTTTAGCAAGAACAAAAGCAATGGATATAGCCTCGGGATCATATATTGCTTTTCTTGATAGTGATGATATTTGGCCAAAGGATAAACTTCACCGACAGCTATCTTTTATGAAACAGAATAATTATTTATTTACATGTACTGCATATGAGCAGATTAATGAACAAGGTGTGGCTCTGAATAAAGTTATTAAAACTAAATATAAAACGGATTACAATGGTGTTTTATTGAGTTGCCCAGTAGGTAATTCTACTGTTATGTACGATGTTAGGAAGTTAGGGAAGTTTATTGTACCTGATATTAGGAAGCGTAATGATGACGCTCTTTGGTTACAGATTTTAAAAAAAGAAAAATACATATATGGTATGACTGATGTGTTGATGAAATATCGAATTAGAAATAATTCAATTTCGAGTAATAAAATCGATTTGGTTAAATACCATTGGTACTTATACAGAAAAATTGAAAAGCTGTCGATTGTTCGATCAGCAGCTCATATATGCTACTGGGGAATAATAAAGACGCTCCGTATTAAATAG
- a CDS encoding glycosyltransferase family 1 protein: protein MKVVKILHIVSSLSVGSGVMGIIMNVYRNLNREKIQFDFIYFIEASNSYQKEIEALGGNCIKINRPSLSFATIREINDFFSRNSWKYTAMHNHEVYINFLFAPIAKKNGIRNVITHSHTTKYSDRKFSAIRNKVLCFPVRRQADYYFACSKAAAKFLYGEKSLQEKKTYILNNAVDVEKFTFNKEKSEYIKRQLGLEGKLVIGHIGRFNEQKNHEFLIEIFSEINKVNNDAILILAGTGPLEEKIVAKVKKYNLENHVKFLGQRNDINELLQAMDALVLPSLYEGLPVVGVEAQAAGLPCFFSENITNEVGVCNAIFISLSESSATWANKILKYIHKFVRVDTAPIIVRNGFEIKTETEKLEFFYLNLTK, encoded by the coding sequence ATGAAAGTGGTAAAAATTTTGCATATAGTATCAAGCTTATCAGTTGGTAGCGGTGTTATGGGAATAATAATGAATGTGTATAGAAATCTAAATCGAGAAAAAATTCAATTTGATTTTATTTATTTTATTGAAGCGAGCAATTCATATCAAAAGGAAATTGAAGCGCTAGGCGGGAATTGTATAAAAATAAATAGACCTAGTCTATCATTTGCGACAATTCGAGAAATTAATGACTTTTTTAGCAGAAACTCTTGGAAGTACACTGCTATGCATAATCATGAGGTTTATATTAACTTCTTGTTTGCACCTATTGCTAAAAAAAATGGAATTAGAAATGTGATTACACATTCCCATACGACTAAATATTCAGATAGAAAATTTAGTGCAATTAGAAATAAGGTTTTATGCTTTCCTGTAAGAAGGCAGGCAGACTACTACTTTGCATGCTCAAAAGCAGCAGCGAAGTTTCTATATGGTGAAAAAAGCTTACAAGAAAAGAAAACGTATATACTCAACAATGCAGTTGACGTTGAAAAATTCACTTTCAATAAGGAAAAAAGCGAATATATAAAAAGGCAATTGGGATTGGAAGGTAAGTTAGTTATAGGCCATATAGGTCGATTCAATGAACAAAAGAACCATGAATTTTTAATTGAGATTTTTAGTGAGATTAATAAAGTTAATAATGATGCTATTTTGATATTAGCTGGTACGGGACCACTCGAAGAAAAAATAGTTGCTAAGGTTAAAAAATATAATCTTGAAAACCATGTAAAGTTTTTAGGGCAGCGTAATGATATAAATGAGTTGTTACAAGCGATGGATGCATTGGTACTTCCTTCTTTATATGAAGGGTTGCCCGTAGTAGGTGTAGAGGCACAAGCAGCAGGCCTCCCTTGCTTTTTTAGCGAGAATATTACTAATGAAGTTGGTGTGTGTAATGCCATTTTTATTAGTTTAAGCGAATCCAGTGCTACTTGGGCTAATAAAATTCTGAAATATATTCATAAGTTTGTTAGAGTTGACACAGCTCCAATTATTGTGAGGAACGGATTTGAGATAAAGACAGAAACAGAAAAGTTAGAATTTTTCTATTTGAACTTAACTAAATAG
- a CDS encoding CpsD/CapB family tyrosine-protein kinase: MSKATNKRHLISFVEPKSPISEAYRALRTNIDFSSVDDNIQVIMTTSASPGEGKSTTISNLAVVYAQADKKVILIDSDMRKPTMHHTFGVSNRKGLSSILSRQCEINEAVQITDVPNLSVITSGPIPPNPSEMVASQRMSALIEELRKMFDIVLIDTPPTLAVTDAQIVSTKCDGALLVLDSGKVKRDMVIKAKQQLTQVNAKILGVVLNNVKQKNGDGYYYYYYSNAEN, from the coding sequence ATGTCTAAGGCGACCAATAAGAGACATCTGATTTCTTTTGTAGAACCTAAGTCTCCTATTTCTGAAGCATATCGTGCCTTGCGTACCAATATTGACTTTTCCTCTGTGGATGACAACATCCAAGTCATTATGACTACCTCGGCTTCCCCTGGTGAAGGTAAGTCTACAACAATCTCCAATCTTGCTGTTGTCTACGCGCAAGCGGATAAGAAGGTTATTCTCATAGATTCGGATATGAGAAAGCCTACGATGCATCATACGTTCGGAGTGAGTAACCGAAAGGGGCTTTCCTCTATTCTTTCCCGCCAATGCGAGATCAACGAGGCTGTTCAGATAACAGATGTTCCGAATTTGTCTGTTATTACTTCTGGTCCGATTCCGCCCAATCCTTCAGAAATGGTAGCGTCGCAGCGCATGAGTGCGCTAATTGAGGAATTGCGTAAAATGTTTGATATCGTATTGATTGACACACCTCCGACGCTAGCAGTTACAGACGCACAGATTGTTTCAACTAAATGTGACGGCGCATTGCTAGTACTTGACTCCGGCAAAGTAAAGCGTGATATGGTCATCAAAGCCAAACAGCAGCTTACTCAAGTTAATGCGAAAATTCTTGGAGTCGTTCTTAATAACGTCAAGCAAAAGAACGGTGACGGATATTATTATTACTACTATAGTAATGCAGAAAATTAG
- a CDS encoding glycosyltransferase family 2 protein, translated as MHDFIGKLLLLIPSFLREYLLLVTSIRNPLRSVKKITNIKKLSNTLHKSEWGSLDNDIDIWKNAFINLSLRTTTGIEIANCFFNNDLTMKKAAGRNNDLIVVCVVKDDLVRIKSFYQHYRSLGVQKFAILDNSSTDGTYEWLLEQDDTDVFHTTTPYSTNRRQGWINRLISYYGFNRWYLIVDADEHLMFEGMESKSISDFKEHAWRKGNFRVRTLTVDMYSKHSLNEKVPDNDYVSSYIYFDSDNYREKKNYCFKYIDGGMRVRMFKGDNEKFNPYLTKYPLIYFQKGDIQYNSHYSFPFHKNFRSKCWGALFHYKFLPSDLKKYNEIALSGSFYNGSYEYKQYISIYNKNPNMTFIYSGSKRYVDSNSLKLISKIDQVGWGT; from the coding sequence ATGCATGATTTTATAGGGAAGCTATTATTGCTAATACCATCATTTTTAAGAGAATACTTGTTGCTAGTAACATCTATTCGAAACCCACTACGTAGTGTAAAGAAAATTACTAATATTAAAAAGTTGTCGAATACTTTGCACAAGTCTGAGTGGGGGAGTTTAGATAATGATATTGATATTTGGAAGAATGCTTTTATAAATTTATCACTCAGAACTACAACAGGTATTGAGATTGCAAATTGTTTTTTTAATAATGATTTAACAATGAAAAAAGCTGCCGGTAGAAATAACGATTTAATAGTTGTTTGTGTGGTAAAAGATGACCTAGTTAGAATAAAATCTTTTTACCAACATTATAGAAGTCTGGGTGTGCAGAAGTTTGCAATTCTTGATAATAGCTCTACAGATGGTACGTATGAATGGCTCTTAGAACAAGATGATACGGACGTATTCCATACTACAACCCCTTATAGTACAAATAGAAGGCAAGGTTGGATAAACAGACTAATTAGTTATTATGGTTTTAATAGATGGTACTTGATTGTTGATGCGGATGAACATCTAATGTTTGAAGGAATGGAATCTAAGTCAATTTCAGATTTTAAAGAACATGCATGGAGAAAAGGTAATTTTAGGGTCAGGACTCTAACTGTTGATATGTACTCTAAACATTCGTTAAATGAAAAGGTTCCAGATAATGATTATGTATCAAGTTATATTTATTTTGATTCTGACAACTATAGAGAGAAAAAAAATTATTGCTTTAAATATATAGACGGTGGAATGAGAGTAAGGATGTTTAAAGGGGACAACGAGAAGTTCAATCCTTATCTAACAAAATATCCGCTAATATATTTTCAAAAAGGTGATATACAGTATAATTCACACTATTCATTTCCGTTTCATAAAAACTTCAGGAGTAAATGTTGGGGTGCCCTTTTCCATTATAAATTTTTGCCATCCGATCTGAAAAAGTATAACGAAATTGCTTTGTCTGGTTCTTTTTATAACGGTAGTTATGAGTATAAACAGTACATTTCAATTTATAATAAAAATCCTAATATGACATTCATTTATTCAGGAAGTAAAAGATATGTAGATTCAAATTCATTGAAATTAATCTCAAAAATAGATCAAGTAGGATGGGGTACTTAA
- a CDS encoding DegT/DnrJ/EryC1/StrS family aminotransferase translates to MSKFILRNIPFSPPDITIDEIEEVVKTIKSGWITTGPRTKEFEKKIAEYIGVNTAVCLNSATAAMELTLRILGIGPGDEVITSAYTYTATASIINHVGAKIVLVDTAPDSFEMDYSQLSEKITENTKVIIPVDIAGKMCDYDTISKIVEGKKELFNAKNNIQKLFNRVIIMADAAHAFGAERAGEKCGQVADFTCFSFHAVKNLTTAEGGAVVWRNNIGLDDDWLYAQFMLYSLHGQSKDALAKSQVGAWEYDIVYPAYKCNMTDIMAAIGLVQLNRYNGLMKRRKRIIEMYDKALVPFGIKSLQHFGDDFTSSGHLYLVRIPGIEEGERNSIIVEMAKRGIACNVHYKPLPMLTAYKNMNFDITNFPNAYNVYKNEITLPLNTLMSDDDIEYVCNCLRTVLDEVVMSSSREEK, encoded by the coding sequence GTGTCTAAATTTATATTAAGGAATATACCATTTTCACCGCCAGATATCACCATTGATGAAATTGAAGAAGTAGTTAAAACTATTAAATCTGGTTGGATTACGACAGGACCTAGAACGAAAGAGTTTGAAAAGAAAATTGCTGAATACATAGGTGTTAACACTGCTGTTTGTCTTAACTCTGCAACAGCTGCCATGGAACTAACTCTTCGCATTTTAGGGATAGGCCCAGGTGATGAGGTTATTACATCTGCATATACATACACAGCTACAGCTTCAATTATTAATCATGTAGGTGCAAAGATCGTATTAGTTGATACAGCTCCAGATTCCTTCGAAATGGATTACTCACAATTGTCTGAGAAAATAACTGAGAATACAAAGGTCATTATCCCAGTAGATATTGCAGGCAAGATGTGTGATTATGATACAATATCGAAAATTGTAGAAGGTAAGAAGGAATTATTCAATGCAAAAAACAATATTCAAAAACTATTTAATAGAGTAATTATTATGGCCGATGCTGCTCATGCTTTTGGAGCTGAGAGGGCTGGGGAAAAATGCGGACAAGTTGCAGATTTTACGTGTTTTTCATTTCATGCAGTGAAAAATCTTACGACAGCTGAGGGTGGGGCTGTGGTATGGCGAAATAATATTGGACTTGATGATGACTGGCTATACGCCCAGTTTATGTTGTATAGCCTTCATGGGCAATCCAAAGATGCATTGGCCAAATCACAAGTTGGTGCGTGGGAGTATGATATAGTTTACCCTGCTTATAAATGCAATATGACTGATATTATGGCTGCAATAGGTTTGGTACAGTTAAATAGGTATAATGGGCTAATGAAAAGAAGAAAGCGAATTATAGAGATGTATGATAAAGCTTTAGTTCCGTTTGGGATCAAAAGTTTACAGCATTTTGGTGATGATTTTACATCTTCCGGCCATCTTTATTTGGTAAGAATACCTGGAATCGAAGAAGGGGAGAGAAACAGTATAATCGTAGAAATGGCCAAGCGTGGGATCGCATGCAATGTTCATTATAAGCCATTACCAATGTTAACGGCATATAAAAACATGAACTTTGATATTACTAATTTTCCCAATGCTTATAACGTATATAAAAACGAGATTACACTACCACTTAATACTCTGATGAGTGATGACGACATAGAGTATGTATGCAACTGTTTAAGGACTGTTCTGGATGAAGTAGTTATGAGTAGTTCTAGGGAGGAGAAATAG
- a CDS encoding YveK family protein, producing the protein MELELRDYVQIILKRKWMIVAIVLICSMAAGLYSYFMIKPVYQATTKIVVNRTATDASGDDLNLNEVNANLRLIDTYKEIIKTPAIMEVVAKQHPEFNMLADDLVKKVKVNSVNNTQVMTLVVQDLSYEKAAKVVNAISLVFKEQIPTIFNVKNVTILNLADIQPAKEPVPVNAKVKLNVILAFVVSLIAAVGIAFLMDYLDDTIKTEADVRRYLELPTLGHIARMDNPEMGQDQAKKALKVKAGEVNV; encoded by the coding sequence ATGGAATTAGAGCTCCGAGACTACGTCCAGATCATCTTGAAACGCAAGTGGATGATAGTGGCTATTGTGCTGATTTGTTCAATGGCGGCGGGGTTGTATAGCTACTTCATGATTAAGCCGGTCTACCAAGCGACAACTAAAATCGTAGTTAATCGTACGGCAACGGATGCATCCGGGGATGACTTAAACCTGAATGAAGTAAATGCCAATCTCCGATTGATCGATACGTATAAAGAAATTATCAAGACTCCTGCAATCATGGAAGTCGTAGCAAAGCAGCATCCAGAATTTAATATGCTTGCAGATGATCTGGTCAAGAAAGTAAAGGTTAATTCCGTGAATAACACGCAAGTGATGACGCTTGTCGTACAAGATCTCTCTTATGAAAAAGCAGCTAAGGTTGTAAATGCGATTTCGTTAGTTTTTAAAGAGCAGATCCCAACGATTTTCAATGTAAAGAATGTAACGATTCTGAACTTGGCGGATATTCAACCAGCGAAAGAGCCGGTGCCGGTGAATGCGAAGGTTAAACTAAATGTCATTCTCGCGTTCGTCGTTTCATTAATCGCGGCAGTGGGGATTGCGTTTCTTATGGATTATTTGGACGACACCATTAAGACAGAGGCGGATGTGCGTCGTTATTTGGAGCTGCCGACTCTTGGCCACATTGCAAGAATGGATAATCCAGAGATGGGTCAGGATCAAGCGAAAAAGGCTCTAAAAGTAAAGGCGGGTGAAGTCAATGTCTAA
- a CDS encoding EpsG family protein: protein MTIMFGIFLLLAAFRDSVVGNDTAEYVRQFGYYKGLPYFNYNLDISRYESGYVLLNTVIKTFTDNYTVLLFIVSLFYLYSVGRFINNYSKFIWLSVFIFYTLGIYFMVFNLLRQCIAIGIFIIAIDFIIKGKPFKYLLSILLATLFHKTAIVLLPLYLLRNKKMNFKIVIVSLLILSFILLFFDNIMLLVNKVFPHYYSYYYHSKYSENGARLATVLHSLLIIILFVVGRVLKSKYVGKGDVSYKSVEHKAQLDLVDNLFEVLTIVNITIMLISLRLNLLDRFGDYFLPIMAVYLPNTITKGGRVLHLISYILVIILFLYITIILIFRPDWSGIFPYKFIESL from the coding sequence ATGACAATAATGTTTGGAATATTTTTATTACTAGCTGCTTTTAGAGACTCTGTTGTTGGTAATGATACAGCTGAATATGTTAGACAGTTTGGTTATTATAAAGGGTTACCTTATTTCAATTACAATCTAGATATATCAAGGTACGAATCTGGTTATGTTCTATTAAACACTGTAATTAAGACATTTACAGATAATTACACAGTACTTTTATTTATAGTTAGTTTATTTTATTTATACTCGGTTGGCAGATTTATTAATAATTATTCAAAATTCATTTGGCTTAGTGTTTTTATTTTCTATACTTTAGGCATTTATTTTATGGTTTTCAACTTACTAAGACAGTGTATTGCTATTGGTATATTTATAATTGCAATAGATTTTATTATTAAGGGGAAACCATTTAAATACTTGCTTTCAATTCTTCTTGCAACACTTTTTCATAAAACGGCAATTGTATTATTGCCACTGTATTTGTTGAGAAATAAAAAAATGAATTTTAAGATAGTTATCGTATCTTTATTAATACTGTCTTTCATTCTTTTATTCTTTGATAATATCATGTTACTAGTAAATAAAGTTTTTCCTCATTATTATTCTTATTATTATCATTCAAAGTATAGTGAAAATGGTGCCAGGTTAGCAACAGTATTGCATAGTCTCCTTATTATTATATTATTCGTTGTTGGTAGGGTATTAAAGTCTAAATATGTTGGAAAAGGTGATGTATCGTATAAGTCAGTAGAACATAAGGCTCAATTGGATCTAGTTGACAATTTATTTGAGGTTTTGACGATTGTCAATATAACGATAATGTTGATCTCTTTGAGGCTGAATTTACTAGATAGGTTTGGGGACTACTTTCTTCCCATTATGGCAGTATATCTACCAAATACAATTACTAAAGGTGGTCGGGTATTGCATTTAATTAGCTATATTTTAGTAATTATATTGTTCTTGTATATAACTATCATTCTAATTTTCAGGCCAGATTGGAGTGGGATTTTCCCTTATAAATTTATAGAGTCTCTATAA